A window of Lysobacterales bacterium genomic DNA:
GCTCAGTCGCCGCCGCACAGGCAGTGCGCCTGCACCGACCAGGGCAGCTGGCCACGCTGGGTGACCAGGGCCTGGGCGCGCGCCAGGTCGCTGCGCACGCCCTCCGGCAGCCAGGTGCCCGGCAGGTACAGACCGGCGCCGCGCGCCGCATGCGCCAGTGCGCTGCCGCCGAGGTTCTGCATGAACCTCTCGAAGGTGCCCAGTTCGCGTTCGACGTAGCGGAACGGCGCATCGTCGGGCAGGCCGGCCAGGCTGCGGGCATGGGCGAGCGCGTCCTGCAGGCCGCCGAGCTGGTCGACCAGACCGCGCTCGTGCGCCTGGGCGCCGCTCCAGACCCGGCCGCGCGCGACCTGGTCGACGGCGTCGGCGGCTTGTCCGCGGGCCGCCGAGATCTTGCCGATGAACTCGCGGTAGAAGTTGTCGACGCTGGACTGGATGATGCGTCCGGCGCGCGGGTCGAACGGCCGGGTCGGATCGAACAGGCCGGCCAGGGCGGTGGTCCCGGTGCCGTCGGTGTTGAGGCCCAGCCGGTCCATGGTCTCCGGTGCGTTGAACCACAGGCCGAACACCCCGATCGAGCCGGTGATGGTGCTGGGATCGGCGACGATGCGGTCGGCGTCCATGCTGATCCAGTAGCCGCCCGACGCCGCCAGGTCGCCCATCGACACCACGACGGTCTTGCCCGCCGCGCGGGTCAGCTCGACTTCGCGACGGATCTGCTCGGAGGGGAACACGCCGCCGCCCGGCGAGTCGACGCGCAGCACCAGGGCCCGCACGTCCTCGTCCTCGCGCGCGGCGCGGATCAGGGCCGAGGTCGACACGCCACCGACCATGCCGCCGCCGGTCTCGCCGTCGATGATCTCGCCCTCGGCGACGACGATCGCCACCGGCGCGCCGGGCTCGCCATCGGCGCCGTTCTCGCGGCCGAGCACTTCCAGGTAGTCGGCCATCGACACCTGGCGGAAGCTGTGGCCGTCGCGATCGGCGACGCCGCGCTCGATCAACAGGGCGCGCACCTGGTCGGCGGTCTTCAGGTCGTCGACCAGGCCGGCCTCGAGCGTGACCCGCGCGAAGTCGCCGGCGGCGGCCTCCAGGCGCTCCGGGAAGCCGTCCACGCTGGCCTGCAGGGCGGCGGGCGCCAGGCCGCGCGCCTGGCCGACCTCGGCCAGCCAGCGCTGCCACAGGTCGTTCATCCAGTAGCGGTCGGCCTCCAGCGCCTCCGGCGAGGCCTCGTTGCGGATATAGGGCTCGCCGGCGCTCTTGAACTCGCCGACCCGGAACAGGCGGACCTCGATGCCGAGCTTCTCGAAGGCGCGCGCGTAGTAGGTGCGGAACCGGCCGAGCCCTTCGACCAGGGCGATGCCGAACGGATGCAGGTAGACCTCGCCGGCGCGCGCCGCCAGGTAGTAGCCGCCCTGTCCGAAGCTGTCGCCGTAGGCGATCACCTCCTTGCCGGAGGCGCGCACCCGGTCGATGGCGCCGCCGACCTCGCGCAGACTGGCCAGGCCGCCGCCGGCGAAGCGGTCCAGGCGCAGCAGCACGCGCTCGATGCGGTCGTCGCCGGCCGCGGCGTCCAGCGCACGCAACAGGTCGCGCAGGCGCACCTCGGGAACGTCCTGGCCGGTCATCCGCGCCAGTGCGCGGTCGATCGCGCTGGCGCTGTACTCCTCGACCAGCTGGCCGACCGGCGCGATCACCAGCACGCTGCGCGGCTGCACCTTCAGGGGCGCCTTCAGCGCCGCGGCCAGCAGGACGGCGACCAGGAACAGGAACAGCACGGTCAGGATGAAGCGGCGGGTGAAGTCCAGGGTGCGCCAGGTGCCGACAAGGAATCGGCGCACCGGGCCGGGGCGGGTTGCGGTCATGCAGGGAGTCCAGGCGGGAAGACAGCGGCCGTCAGGATAGGCGCGGCACCCACCGCTGCCAAGCGCCGCAAGTCATGCCGTTCAGACGCTGGCGTCCTCGCGAAGCCGCTGCCAGGAGGCATTCCGGGCCAGGGCGACGAAGCGCCACAGCAGCAGCACGGCCGCGACGCTGAGCCCGGCGATCAGCCCCAGCCAGAGCCCGGCCGCGCCCATCCCGCGGGGAAACGCCAGCCACCAGCCGGCGGTCATGCCCACGCCCCAGTAGGCGAACGCGCACATCAGTGCCGGGATCCGGGTGTCCTTGAGGCCCCGGAGCGCGCCGTTGCTGGCCGCCTGGATGCCGTCGGAAAACTGGAACACGGCCGCGTAGAGCAGCAGATGGGCGGCGATCGCCACCACCGCCATGTCCCGGGTGTAGACGCCGGCGATGTGCACGGCCGCCAGCGCCAGCACCGTGGCCGACACTGCCTGCGTGGCCAGCACCAGGCCGATGCCCACGAAACCGGCATGGCGCACGCCGCTGACATCCTCGCGACCGACCGCCTGGCCGACCCGCACGGTGATCGCCATGGCCAGACCCAGCGGAACCATGAAGGCCACCGAGGCGACGTTGATGGCGACCTGGTGCGCGGCGACCACCTCGGCGCCCAGCGAGCCGATCAGCAGGGCGGCGGCAATGAACAGGCCGCCTTCCATGACGATCGCGAAGCCCATCGGGATGCCGATCGCGAGCAGGCCGGCGATCGGCCGCCAGCGGGGCGGCTCCAGACAGGCGAACAGGCGCAGCTCGCGGTAGTTGCGGTGCCAGGCCAGGTAGACGATAAGCGCCAGGGCCTGCAGCCACAGGGTGATCGCATAGGCGATGCCGAGACCGCGCGCGCCCATCATCGGCAGGCCCAGGCGCCCGTACATCAGCACCCAGCCCAGCGGCGCCAGCACCACCACGCCGAGCAGGCTGAACCACAGGGTCGGCCGGGTCAGCCCCAGTCCCTCGCTCATGCCGCGGGAAACGAAGAACACGCATTGCGCCGGGGCACCCCAGGACAGCGCTGCGAGGAAGGCGAGCGCCTCCGGCACGATCTCCGGCGCGATCCGCGCCTTGGCCAGCAGCGCCGGGGCCGCGGACAGTCCGACCTGCAGCAGCAGCCCGGTGGCCAGGGCCAGCCAGAGCGCCTGCCGATAGAGCGGCGCCACCTCGTGCTTGCGACCGGCCCCGACCAGCTGGGCCACCGAGGGCGGTACCGCCAGCATCAGGCCGATCGCGACCAGGATGACGATGTTCCAGATCGCCGTGCCGATCGCCACGGCACCCAGGGTTCGGGCGCCCAGGTGGCCGGCCAGGATGGTGTCGACAACGTTCATGCCGACCGCACACAACTGACCCAACACCAGCGGCAGCGCCAGGACCAGGGTAGCCCGCAGCTCGCGGCCGATGCGTTGTCTTTCGATCATGCTCGCTGGCGGATGACGGCGCTCACCGGCCGATGGCGCCCCCTGTGGCGCCACGACCGGATCCCGGTAGGCCTGCATGGTAGCGCCTCGTCCCGGGCCGGCGTCCGGCGCGGCGCAGCGCTCCGCGCCTTGCCCCGCGACCTCATGAGGTATCCGGGCTAGACTCGTCGCATGGGAGAAACGGCCACGACCAGTCCGCAGGAACCCGCGGCCGCCGCCGGGAACTGCAGCAACTGCCAGACGCCGCTGCTCGGCCCGCACTGCTACCGGTGCGGGCAGCCGGTCAAGGGACTGGTGCGTCCGCTGTCCGGCTGGCTGGCCGACCTGCTCGATACGGCACTCAACTGGGATGGCCGGTTGCCACGCACCCTGGTACCGCTGCTGTTCCGGCCAGGCCATCTGACCCGCGAATACCTGGCCGGCCGACGGGTCCGCTACGTGACGCCGGTGCGCCTGTTCCTGGTGCTGGCGATCGTCCTGTTCCTGGCGGTGGGCCTGTACGGCAATCTCGAACTGGGGGGCGGTGCCGTCTCGGCCGGCTCCCTCGGCCCGGAGTCCGGCGACCGTGCCCGCGTCGAGGCCCTGGTGGCCTGGCTGCCCGATACGACGCGCGCCGAGGTCCTTGACGAGGCCTTGCGCCCGCCCCCTGCGCCTGCCGATGTCGGCGCGCTGCAGATCGGCGGATGGCGCGACGGCGATCCGGTCCGCCTGTCCTGGCTGCCCGATGCCCTGAACGAGCAGCTGCAGTCGGCCCTGGAACGCATCGCCCGCAACGCCCGTCGGATCAACGAGGATCCCGGCCCGTTCCTGCGCGAGCTGCTCTCGGCGGCCCCCACCACGCTGTTCTTCATGCTGCCGGTGTTCGCCCTGGTGCTGAAGCTGGTCTACCTGTTCAAGCGCAGGCTGTACGCCGAACACCTGCTGGTGGCGCTGCACAGCCACAGCTTCATCGCCCTGGCCCTGCTGCTGGCGATGGCGCTGTCGGCCCTGGGCGGGGTCTGGGCGGACCTCCCTGTCCTGCCGACACTGGCGAGGTCGCTGGCGATCGCGCTGCTGGTCTGGATCCCGGTCAATCTGCTGCTTACCCAGAAACGTGTGTACGGCCAGGGCTGGCCCCTGACCCTGCTGAAGTTCCTGTTCGTCGGCATCGTCTACCAGGTGCTCCTGGTGCTCGGCCTGTTGCTGACCGTGCTGCTGAGCCTGCTGCTCTGGTGAGCCGATGATCGAGTACGAGGTCAACCTCGAGGTCGATGCGGACATCGCGCCCGAATTCGAGGCCTGGCTGTCCGGCCATGTCGACGACATGCTCGCGCTGCCGGGTTTTGTGTCGGCGAGCCGCTGGCGGGTGCTCGACCCGCGCCCGGACCCGGACCGCTGCGCGATCAGCGTCCGCTACGCGCTGGTCGACCAGGCCGCCCTGGAGCGCTACCTGCGCGATGAGGCGGCGGCGATGCGCGCCGAGGGGCTGGCCCGATTCGAAGGTCGCTTCGAGGCGCGCAGGCGGGTGCTGCTGCCGGCCTGAGCGGGGACGGCCTGCCCTGTCAGCCCCTTGACACACTTGTCACACAGGCACTTGCGGGAGCGGTTGTGCACAGCGGC
This region includes:
- the sppA gene encoding signal peptide peptidase SppA → MTATRPGPVRRFLVGTWRTLDFTRRFILTVLFLFLVAVLLAAALKAPLKVQPRSVLVIAPVGQLVEEYSASAIDRALARMTGQDVPEVRLRDLLRALDAAAGDDRIERVLLRLDRFAGGGLASLREVGGAIDRVRASGKEVIAYGDSFGQGGYYLAARAGEVYLHPFGIALVEGLGRFRTYYARAFEKLGIEVRLFRVGEFKSAGEPYIRNEASPEALEADRYWMNDLWQRWLAEVGQARGLAPAALQASVDGFPERLEAAAGDFARVTLEAGLVDDLKTADQVRALLIERGVADRDGHSFRQVSMADYLEVLGRENGADGEPGAPVAIVVAEGEIIDGETGGGMVGGVSTSALIRAAREDEDVRALVLRVDSPGGGVFPSEQIRREVELTRAAGKTVVVSMGDLAASGGYWISMDADRIVADPSTITGSIGVFGLWFNAPETMDRLGLNTDGTGTTALAGLFDPTRPFDPRAGRIIQSSVDNFYREFIGKISAARGQAADAVDQVARGRVWSGAQAHERGLVDQLGGLQDALAHARSLAGLPDDAPFRYVERELGTFERFMQNLGGSALAHAARGAGLYLPGTWLPEGVRSDLARAQALVTQRGQLPWSVQAHCLCGGD
- a CDS encoding MATE family efflux transporter — translated: MIERQRIGRELRATLVLALPLVLGQLCAVGMNVVDTILAGHLGARTLGAVAIGTAIWNIVILVAIGLMLAVPPSVAQLVGAGRKHEVAPLYRQALWLALATGLLLQVGLSAAPALLAKARIAPEIVPEALAFLAALSWGAPAQCVFFVSRGMSEGLGLTRPTLWFSLLGVVVLAPLGWVLMYGRLGLPMMGARGLGIAYAITLWLQALALIVYLAWHRNYRELRLFACLEPPRWRPIAGLLAIGIPMGFAIVMEGGLFIAAALLIGSLGAEVVAAHQVAINVASVAFMVPLGLAMAITVRVGQAVGREDVSGVRHAGFVGIGLVLATQAVSATVLALAAVHIAGVYTRDMAVVAIAAHLLLYAAVFQFSDGIQAASNGALRGLKDTRIPALMCAFAYWGVGMTAGWWLAFPRGMGAAGLWLGLIAGLSVAAVLLLWRFVALARNASWQRLREDASV
- a CDS encoding DUF3667 domain-containing protein, which codes for MGETATTSPQEPAAAAGNCSNCQTPLLGPHCYRCGQPVKGLVRPLSGWLADLLDTALNWDGRLPRTLVPLLFRPGHLTREYLAGRRVRYVTPVRLFLVLAIVLFLAVGLYGNLELGGGAVSAGSLGPESGDRARVEALVAWLPDTTRAEVLDEALRPPPAPADVGALQIGGWRDGDPVRLSWLPDALNEQLQSALERIARNARRINEDPGPFLRELLSAAPTTLFFMLPVFALVLKLVYLFKRRLYAEHLLVALHSHSFIALALLLAMALSALGGVWADLPVLPTLARSLAIALLVWIPVNLLLTQKRVYGQGWPLTLLKFLFVGIVYQVLLVLGLLLTVLLSLLLW
- a CDS encoding DUF4286 family protein, producing the protein MIEYEVNLEVDADIAPEFEAWLSGHVDDMLALPGFVSASRWRVLDPRPDPDRCAISVRYALVDQAALERYLRDEAAAMRAEGLARFEGRFEARRRVLLPA